The nucleotide sequence CCTCGCTGGCGGCGGCGACGGTGCCGGAGTAGTGGACGTTGTTCGCGAGGTTCGGCCCGGGATTGATACCGGAGACCGCCAGGTCGGGTATGAATCCCAGCAGCTCGCGGATCGCCAGCTTGACGCAGTCGGCGGGGGTTCCGCCCACCGACCAGGAGCGCCCGCCCGTGCTCGTGACCTCGATGTCGCGGTAGAGCCCCAGGGCATGGCCCGACCCGCTGCAATGGACGGCTGGAGCCACGACATACACTTCCCAGGAGGAGCGGAGCGCAGCCTCCATGGCTTCGAGCCCGGGCGCTCCGATGCCGTCGTCGTTCGTCAGCAGGATCCTCATGGCGCTCAGGTCAGATCCCGGTGGTCAGCACGATCCTGTGGACGTCCCCCAGGGACATCGCACCCGGGATCCACGCGTAGTCGAGGGCCCAGGCGCCCGCGGACAGGCCGATGCCCGCGGTGAGGTCCTGGGAGTCGTTTCCCAGCCGGTACCCGCCGCGCAGGTCGAGCCACGCCGCCGGCGAGAGTTCGAGCCCCGCCCCGCCGGACATGTCGTTGTCGATGGGCTTGCAGGTTTCGAGGGAGAGCGCTGCGGGGCCGGCCCAGGGGAGTTCGGCCCGGGTCGAGATCCCGGCCCTCCAGGTCATGGGCATCCGGTACCCGGGCCGGCTGCCGAAGTCGGCCGAAGGACCGATGTTCTGCACTGCGAGGCCCAGGTCGAGCCAGGGCAGGGGGTGCACCGCGGCCGAGGCGTCGACGGTGAAGCCCCACTCGTCAGTCTCCCAGATCTCCTCGTGCAGCAGCTTCATGCCTGCCCCGGCATC is from Candidatus Fermentibacter sp. and encodes:
- a CDS encoding PorV/PorQ family protein — encoded protein: MRAFPFVMAAVCVHAASGDGIYRDAGASAFQFLKIEVSARAAALGGTVLFNSGPLSGFSCPAGLARLDGASVSASHASYFGSASQNTASLVAASGGLRFSAGINALSAGGLEYRGDEPVAEPLGTFDYLDLALSGAVAASSGPLDAGAGMKLLHEEIWETDEWGFTVDASAAVHPLPWLDLGLAVQNIGPSADFGSRPGYRMPMTWRAGISTRAELPWAGPAALSLETCKPIDNDMSGGAGLELSPAAWLDLRGGYRLGNDSQDLTAGIGLSAGAWALDYAWIPGAMSLGDVHRIVLTTGI